CCACTGAGAACCCGTTTCGAGAGGCGTTCTACCGGCAGCTCATGCTCGCGCTCTACCGCTCCGGCTGCCAGGCTGAGGCGCTCCAGGTCTACCAGACGGCGCGCTCGGTGCTCAACGACGAGTTCGGACTGGAGCCGTGCCGCACCCTGCGCGACCTCCAGCGCGCGATCCTGCTGGGCGACCCGCGGCTCGAGGCGGTCGCTGCCTGAGCGTCGCCTGTGGACAGTGAAGGCCGGCCCGATCGGGCCGGCCTCATTTTGTCCTATGAGGACTTGAGTGCGGCGGACAGCTCGGTGGACACCTCCTGGATGACCGACGCCGCCTGGTCGACCAGATAGAAGTGTCCACCCGGAAAGATCCGCAGCCGGTAGCCGCCGGTCGTGTGCGCGGCCCAGGCGCGCGCCTCGTCCTCGTCGACCCGAGGGTCCACGTCGCCGATCAGCGACACCACGGGGCAGCTGAGGCGCTGCCCGGACGTGTGCCGGTAGCGCTCGATGGCGAGGAAGTCGCTGCGCACCGCCGGCAGGATCATCTGGACCAGCTCCGGGTCGCCGAGGACGTCGCCGTTGGTGCCGGACAGCAGGCGCAGCTCGGCGAGGATCGCCTGGTCGTCGCGATCGCTGACGGTCTCGGGCCGGTACCTCGAGGGCGCCCGGCGGCCCGAGGCGAAGAACCGGACCAGCGGCGGTGCGCCGGCCGCCTCCAGGCGCAGCGCCACCTCGTAGCCGAGGATCGCGCCGAGGCTGTGGCCGAAGAACGCCAGCGGGCGGTCGGTCAGCGGGCGCACCACCTCGGTGACGGCGTCAGCCAGCGCGGAGATGCTCTCGACGGGCTGCTCGGCACGGCGGTCCTGGCGGCCCGGGTACTGCACGGCGTGCACCTCGACGCCCGGCGTGAGGGCCGCGGAGACCGGAAAGTAGAAGCTGGCCGATCCGCCGGCGTGTGGAAAGCACACCAGCCGGACCCGGCTGTCCGGCGAGGGGTGGTAGCGCCGGATCCACAATGCCGAGTCCATTGTGGACGGTGAATGGTCGGTTGCCTGGCCGGCCGGCATGGTACTCATGTGCCAGATGCTAATCGGCGTGCGGAAAGCGGCCAACCCGTAAGCATTGACGTGAACTGGGGATTGTCAGGGGTGTACGACCCACTGGGGGTTGGATAGCGTGAGTCGTGGAGAGGTGACGTACCCCGGTATGAAGGGACGCCCATGATTGACACTCCTGACGCGATGTCCAATGGCGACGATCGCGTGATCATCCAAGTCGTGCTTGAGGGCGGCCCGGCGACACTGCCGTCCGAGCTGCGCACCCATCGTGTCGCCAGCGTCGACGACAAGGTCAAGGTGCCGCACCAGGGTGGCTACGAGCACTTCGAGTACGAAGGGGCCGCCGGTGACCGGACGGTCTACCGCTGGACCGGGCGCACCCGCGTCGCCGAGTAGACGTACCACCACACGCCGCCGGCTTCCGTGGCCGGCGGCGTACGTGTGCGTGCCCCGCCGGCCGGCAGGCGCGGCGGGACAGGAGAGTCAGAGCGGCACGTTGCCGTGGTGCCCGCGCCCGGCCGGCGCCGTGGCGAGCGCCTCGGCCAGCCGCCGGCGGCTCTGCGCCGGCGCCAGGATCTCGTCCACCACGCCCAGCTCCAGGGCCCGGTCGACGCTGCCGGCCGTGCGCTCGTACTCGGCGACGAGACAGGCGCGCAGCGCCTCCCGCTCCGCGTCGGGTGCCGCGGCGAGGGCTTTGCGGTGCAGCACACCCACCGCCGCCTCGGCGCCCATCACGGCGACCTCCGCTTGCGGCCAGGCGAAGACCCTGGTGGCGCCGAGGGCGCGGGAGTTCATCGCGATGTAGGCACCGCCGTACGCCTTGCGGGTGATAAGCGTGACCCGCGGGACAACGGCCTCGGCGAAGGCGTAGAGCAGCTTTGCGCCTCGCCGGACGACCCCGTCCCGTTCCTGTCCCACCCCGGGCAGGTAGCCCGGGACGTCGGCGATCACCACGAGGGCGATGCCAAACGAGTCGCAGAGCCGCACGAAGCGGGCGGCCTTCTCGGCGCTGAGCGTGTCCAGGCACCCGCCCTTGCGGATCGGGTTGTTGGCGACCACGCCGACCGTACGGCCGGCCAGGCGGCCCAGGCCGATCACGATGTTCGGCGCCCAGCGGGTTGGAGTTCCTCGAACCCGCCGTCGGCCGGGTCGAGGATTGCCCGGATCAACGGCCGCATGTCGTAGGCGCGCCGCGGCCGGTCGGGCAGGAGCTGCCCGGGGTCCATGCCGTCCCACGGCTGGGCGAGGTCGAACCGGCCCGGCCGGGCGAACAGGGAGCAGAGGCGGCGGGTGCGCACGTACGCGTCGGCCTCCGAGTCGGCCATCACGTGTACCACCCCGGAGCGGCCGTGCGCCGCGGCGCCGCCCAGCCCTTCCATGTCGATCATCTCGCCGGTTACCTTGCGCACCACGTCCGGCCCGGTGACGAAGACCCGGCCGGCGGGCGCCATGACGAGCAGGTCGGTGAGGGCGGCGCCGTACGCGGCTCCGCCGGCGGCCGGGCCCAGCGCCACGGAGATCTGCGGCACCCGGCCGGAGGCGCGGACCATCGCGCTGAACATCGTGCCGATTCCGTGCATCGCCTCGACGCCATCGCCCAGTTTGGCGCCGCCGGAGTGCCAGAGCCCGACGACCGGCCAGCGCTCGCGGATTCCGCAGTCGATCGCGTCGACGATGCGCCGGCAGCCGTCCTGGCCGATCGCACCGCCCATGGTGGTGGCGTCGGTGCAGTAGGCGACGACCTTCTGACCGTCGACCGTGCCGTGTGCGGCCAGGACGCCGCTGGTGTCAGCCGGATGCAGCGGTACGGGTGCCGCGTCGAACAGCTGCGCCAACCGCACCATCGGCGCCCGCGGATCCTCCTGCCCGGTCCCGGTCAAGGTCACCGCGTCGGCCGTAATGGTCATCGGACACCCTCCGTATGCGGGCGCGCGGCGACCGGCCGGACCGGCCACCGTGGACCGGCTCAGCGTGCGGCAGGTGGCTAACGCCGCGCCTGCCGCGCGCTAAAGCCTCACTACTGATCACGCAGCAGGCTGACCGTCAGGTCGGTGCGCCGGCGCACGTGCAGCTTTCGGAACACGTTGGTCAGGTGCTGCTCCACCGTGCTCACCGTGACGTGCAGCTTGCGGGCGATCTGAAGGTTGGTGTGCCCCTGCACGGCCAGCGCCGCCACCCGCTGTTCGGCGGTGCTCAGCTGCGCGGGGCCCTGCTCGGCACCTGCTCGGCGCTCCGCCTTGAGCGGCTGCGGCCGGTGCTCGGAGCGGCGCAGGGCGGCCACGAGCGGCTTGCGTTGCGCCTCGGCGGTGCCGCCGACCGCGCGCCGCGCCTCGTCGAGGGCGGTGACGGCGCGGGCCAGCTCCACCGGGTCGCCACCGGACCGCAGCTCCTCGGCGGCCTCTTCCAGGATGGCCGCCCGCTCGGCGGGCTCGGCGCCCGCGGCGAGGACCCGCAGCGACAGCCCGCGGGTGCGCCACTGGCTGTCGGCGAGCATGGCCAGCTGATCCTGGGCCAGCTGCCGGGCGATCTTCGCCTGCCCGAGCCCCAGGTACGCCTCGGCCAGGTCCGTGCGCCACGGCACGACGCCCGGCAGGTCCAGCCGCCAGGGGATCATCAGGTCTCTGCACGCCTCGAACTCGGCGATGGCGGACCTGTAGTTTTCCCGGGCGAGGTGGTAGCGGCCGCGCGCACGCACGTACTGAAGCCCGTAGGGGGTCTGGAACACCGCTTCCGGCAATGGCCAGTGCAGCGCGTCGTGCTCCTGGTCGGTGAGCAGCAGGATCGACAGCGGCAGGCCCACGCGGACGCCCAGGCCGCGGGTGGAGGAGTAGGAGAGGGCGGCCCGTGCGTGGCGATCGGCGCCGGCGGGGTCGCCGCGCCGATAGCAGATCATCGCGTGTACCGCCGACAGCTGCGCGCACCAGGTCGGCACCCGGCGCCTGTCCGCCTCTTCCAGCATCGGCGCGCACCATCGTGCGGCGGCCTCGAGCCGGTCGCCGAAGACCAGCATCTCCAGCGCCGGCATGATCGTCGCGAAGGTGGTGTCGTCGAGCCGGGACTGCTGCAGCACCTCCTCGGCGTCGGCGAGGACCTCGTCGGTGAGCCCGTCGGCCAGGAGCCGGCCGACCAGCCCGGCCGCCCGCACCGACACGCTCCGGGTGGTGGCGCCGAAGGCCGGCAGTAGCGGCGGCAGGAGGCCACCGGGCACCCGGTCGGCGAACGCGGGAAAGGTGTATGCGAGCCGCGAGCGCGCGCTGTACAGCGCGGTGGCGGTGTCGAGGTCGGTGGCCGGGGCGGTCTTGGTGAGGTGGTCCAGCAGCTCGACCGCGTCTGCCGCCCGCCCGTGCCAGAGCAGGTAGTCGGTCAGCTCGACGGCCCGGTTGCCGGCCAGCGTGCCGGCGTGGGCGGCGGCGACCAGCTCGTCGAGGTTGCGGCTGGCTGTCCGTGTGTCCAACCGCCACTGCACCCGCGTCAGCGCCGCCTTCGTGGTCACCTGCTCCGCTTCGGTGGTACTGGCGCGCTGGGCCAGCCGCAGGCACTCCAGCGCGTGGCTGGTGTCGTCGTGCTCCAGCGCGTGGTCGGCCGCCTCGCGTAGCACGGGCGCGGACCAGGCCGGTCCCACATGGCGGGCGGCGACCTCATGCCGGGCCACGGCGGGGGCCGGTGCGCCGCTCTTGTACAGCTGGTGGGCGGCGCGCGCGTGCAGCACCGAGCGCTGCTCGGGCGCCATGGCGTCGAGCACGGCCGCCCGTGCACGGCCGTGCCGGAACCAGCCGTCCCTCAGCAGACCCCACTCGGTGGCTGTGTCGATGGCGCGGGTCGCCGCCGCCGCGTCCACGTCCAGCAGATCGGTGAGCGCCGCGGGGGAGGCCGGCTCGGCCAGGGTCGCCAGCACCCGGGCCAGCCGCAGCACGGTGGCGTCGCCGCGGTAGAGGCAGGTCGTGACGGCCTGAGCGAAGGCGTCTCCGGCGACGGGTCCGGGCAGTGACCGCCCGGTGGCTCGGCCGTCCTCGATCAGGGCGCCAAGCAGCAGCGGGCTGCCGCCGCTGATGTCGTGGTAGGCCGGGGCGATGGCGCGGGCGTCGCGCACGCCGAGCCTCTCGCACAGCACGGAGGTCACGCCGGGCAGCGTCAGCGGGCGGAGCCGGATGCGGTGACATTGTGGCTGGCTGAGCAGGTCGGCGCGGATGACCGGCCACGGCTGGCGGACCCAGACAGCCTCGTTGAAGACCATCATCACCGGGGCCCGGGCGGTGCGGTTGATCAGGTAGAGCAGGCAGTGCAGGGATGCCAGGTCGACGAAGTGCAGGTCGTCGACGCCGATCAGCAACGGTGTCCGCTCGGCGAGGTCCAGCAGAACGCCCGCCATGCCCTGAAGGACCTTCGCGGTGACCCGCTGCGTCGTCTCGGAGTCGTGGTCGTGCAGCATCGCGCTCATTGCGCCGTCGGACAGCAGCTGGTCTATCCGCTCGCGCTGCGTCGGCGTCAGGTCGGCGCAGGCGAAAAGTTGCTGCATGACGCCGAGTGGCAGCGTGCGCTCGGTGCGTGAGGCGGTCGCGGTGAGCAGGCTCATCCCGCGATCTGTCGCCGCCGCCGCGAAGCGGCGTAGCAGCTGGGTCTTACCCGAACCTACCGAGCCCGTCGTCAACACCACGGCACCCGTGCCGTCGAGGCAGCCGTCGAGCAGCCCGCTCAGGACTTGCGACTGCGTCCCCCGTTCGACAAATGCCACCCATCCTCCCCCGTGTCATGTGGCGGTGACTTGTGGTCTCGTGGGCAAACCTCATCGTCGGTATGCAGGAACCCCATCGGTGTCGGCCATCCAGGGGCCGCTGGCGGAACGGCATAGGCGCCGACCGGCCACGGCAAGGATGGCGGGCCAATGCGACTTGGTCCGAGGCGTCAGAAACTCGAGCCGTCGCCAATGATGCCAGTCATCGCGGGAGGCACACAAGGTCATCGTCCTGTGACCACACGTACACAGATGTTATTTGCCTACACGTTCACCTAGTCCAAAAGTGTCTGGCCGGGGGATATGTGGCTCCGGCAACGTGTCGGAAACATAAATCGGTGACTCCGGCGCGGAGCTGTACGCGATCTTGGACACTCGAACGTGGACAGTTGAACGTGGATTTGATAATTCACGAAAAGAGGGGGCCTGGAGCGTGAACCCCGGCGGTGAAGTCTTGGCGAAACCTTGGATTTCCGCTTGAGTGGGACGCTCTGTAACCGGCCGACTCACGCGACCGGAATGGTGCGGCGACAAGACTCCACGATGTACTCCCGATCGAATTCCCGTGCCTTATGCCTCTACTGAAACGTTGTTTTCATGCAACGGACAGGGACATTGGTCCAACTCATATCGACGGGCTGGTCCGGCCCGCTGAGAGCTTCGCCTGGGTGCCCGGGAGGTACACATCGGTTCGGCCACATTTCCTGATCAAGTGATCCATGAGCGTCGATGTTGTGTGATGATCGATCCGTTCGGACGGTGCGGGGAGGGGATGTGGTGGGCGGTTACCGGTTGCACGTCAACGGTCGGCGTCAGGTGGTCGATGTCCCCGGCGACACCCCGCTGCTGTGGGCGTTGCGGGACGAGCTCGGGCTGACCGGACCGAAGTACGGCTGTGGCGTCGGTGCCTGCGGCGCGTGCGTCTCGCTCGTCGACGGCGCCGCCGCGCGGCCGTGCGTCCGGACGGTCGCCGACTCCGCGCAGGCCCGGATCACCACCATCGAGGGGATCCACGACCATCCGGTGCAGCAGGCCTGGCTGGAACTCGACGTCGCGCAGTGCGGCTACTGCCAGCCCGGCCAGATCATGACGGCCGTGGCCCTGCTCGCCCGCATCCCGGATCCGACCGACGCGCAGATCGTAGAGGCGTTGCGGGACAACGTCTGCCGGTGTGGGACGTACCCGCGCATCCTGGCGGCCGTCCGCCGGGCGGCCGAGATCGCCCGGGGTGACCGGTGATCACCCGGCGGTCCTTCCTGACGGCGGGCGCGCTGGTGGTGGCCGTGCCGGTGGCAACGGCGGCGCGCCCCGCGAGTGCCGCACCCGGCGCCGAGCTGCCGGACCTGGCACCGACGGTGTTCGTCCGCGTCGACCGCCACGGCCGGGTGGTGGCGACGGTTCCGAAGCCGGACACCGGTCAGGGCGTGCGGACCATGGCCGCGGTACTGGTCGCCGAGGAGTTGGCCGTCGAGGTCGCCGACGTGACGCTGGAGCAGGCACTCGGCGACACCGCGCGGTACGGCTCCCAGTCGGTCGGCAACTCCATGTCGAGCCGCCACCTCACCCAGCCCTTGCGCACCGCCGCCGCCACCGCGCGGTGCCTGCTCGTGGCGGCAGCGGCCGCGCGGTGGCAGGTGCCCGTCGCGGAGTGTGTCGCGCGGCGCGGACGGGTCGAGCATCCGGGCCGGCGGCCGCTGCACTACCGCGAACTGGTCGGTGAGGCAGCCGCGATCGATCCCGCCACCGTGCCGGTCGTCCTCACGCCGCCCGACCAGTGGCGGCTGATCGGCAGTACCCGCGCCGGAAGGGCCGACGCGCGCGCCATCGTCACCGGCCGCGCCCGCTACGGTGTGGAGTCCGCGCCTCCTGGCGGTCTGATCGCCGTCGTCGCGCGGCCGTCGTGGATCGGAGCGCAGGTCGACACGGTCGACGATGCCGCCGCGCGGGCCGTGGCCGGCGTGGTCGCGGTCATCCGGCTCACCCCGCCGGGAGACGGGCAGGGCGGGGTCGCGGTCGTCGCGACCTCCACCGCCGCGGCGCTGCGCGGCCGGGACGCGCTGCGCGTCACCTGGACCGGCGGAAACCCGGCGGCCGACAGCCGCGCCTGGTTGGCGGACCTGGAGACGGCGCTGCCGCCCCTCGTGGGGACCCCGGACATGCTGCGCGTGTTCCGCATGCCGCTGCTCGCACACGCGCCGATGGAGCCGATGAACGCCACGGCCCACGTCACCGCGTCCGAGGTGCGGGTGTGGGCGCCGGTGCAGAACCCAGGCGGGCTGCGCACCCAACTGGCCGCGCAGCTCGGTCGGCCCGAGGCCGAGGTGACGGTGACACCGACGCTGGCCGGCGGCGCGTTCGGCCGGCGCATCGAAGTCGACCCGGTGCAGGAGGCGGTGGCCTGCTCGCGGACCGTCGGCCAGTCCGTCACCGTGCGGTGGACGCGTGACGACGACACCCGGCACGACTCGTACCGGCCGATGTCGGTGCACCGGCTCGGCGCGACACTCGGCCCGGACGGCGTGCCCACCAGCCGCGTCCACCAGGTGGCGACCTGGCCGTTGACCGTATCGCCGCCGTTCAGCAGCCCGGCGGTGGTCAGAGCCAGCGGCAACCACTTCCCGTACGCGGTGCCCGGCGAGGTGTCGGTGACGCTGCGACCCGCCCCGCTGCGCACCGGCTTCTGGCGCTCGGTCTACGCCGGTCAGTTCGCCTACGCCGAGGAGTGCTTCCTCGGGGAGATCGCCCGGCGCGGCGGACACGACCAGGTGGACCTCCGGCGCCGCCTGCTGCCGGCAGCCTCCCGCCTGCACGCGGTGCTCGACGCCGCGGCCCTTCGCGCTCCCGCGCCGGAAGCCGGGCAGAGCCGGGGCGTGGCATGCCATCTCGAGTACGACTCGGCCATCGCGGTGATCGTCACCGCCGACCCGGCGGCGAGAAAGGTACTGCGGGTCACGGCGGCCGTCGACGTCGGCGTCCCGATCCATCCCTCCGGCGTCGTGGCCCAGGTCGAGGGCACGGTGGTCGACGCACTGTCCACTGTGCTCGGTGCACAGATCACCGTGCGCGACGGCGCGGTCGTCGAGTCGTCGTTCCGGGACTACGCGTGGGCGCGCATCACCGATTGTCCCGACATCGACGTGGTCACCGTACAGTCGGACGCGCCCATCGGCGGGCTCGGCGAGCTCGCGTACCCACCGGCCGCGGCGGCGATCGCGATGGCGCTCGCAGGCAACGGCGAGCCGGTCACCGGAATGCCGTACGGCGTCGAGGTCGGCTGAACACCCCGTCCATCGGCATCTTCGCGCGGAGGCCGAGCGGATTGTCTATACCGAGCGCTGGCTGCGACGTGAGGGGTTCGCGCCCCGCCAGGTCTGGCATCGCTGAAGAGGCTTCTTCCACAGCCCTGAGCAGACCGCGCGGCTGGTCCCGACGGATGGTCGCTGACGGTAGTAGGGCAGATCGTGGTCGTTTGCTGCCCTCCAGGGGCAGTAGACGTCCACGATCTGAACGGCAACCGGGGTTGGGCTCGGCCAGCGCGGAGGGTGAGGCCGCGGGAGCAACGGTCTGGACCACGACGGGCGTCGCGGTAGCCCCGATCTGTTTCGAATTGGATCTTCTGAGACGGCTCCACGGTCGCGCCGCACCCTGGCGCCGAAAGGTCGCTGGTCCGCGGGTGGCCGCGCGAGGTCGGTCCTGAAATGTGGACCGCGGGCGTGGCGTAACGGTTGGTCGCCGGCGCGTTCGGGCAGCTCAGACCTGCTGTCGCGAATGGTGGAGGTGGCGCAGCGCCGATCATCTTCCCAGTATTCCCACCTGGTTTGTAGGGTACGCACGACTGGGTCTGCCGGGCCCGGACGAGCGACCTGGAGGGGCGATGGGCCTGACGCTGAGCGAGGCGCGCCGGCGCCGTGCCGACGGCGCCCGCCAGGTCGCGGACGTGCTGCGCCACCAGGTGCTCGGCGGCGCGTTCGCGACCGGGCACCTGCCCAAGGAGGATCAGTTGTGCCGGGAGTTCGGCGTCTCGCGCAACACGGTCCGCGAGGCGCTCGCCCTCCTGGTCGGTGAGGGGCTTGTCGAGCGGGTGCCGGGGATCGGCACGACCGTCGTCACCGGGAAGTACCCGCACGGGCTGCACCGCTTGATGGGGCTGGCCGAGACGCTGCACGAGCATGGTGAGATCAGCAACGAGGTGCGGACGGTGGCGCTGATCCGGGCGCCGTCGGCCGTCGCGCGGCGGCTACGGCTCGCGCCCGAGGAGCCGGTCGTCTACGTCGAGCGGGTCCGGCACCTCGACGGGCTGCCGCTCTCACTCGACCTGACCTACCTGCCGCGGGACATCGGCGAGCCGCTCATGGACGCGGACCTCGCCCGCCGCGACATTTTCGTCCTCATCGAACAGACGGCCGGTCAGCCGCTCGGACGGGCCGACATCTCCGTGGAGGCGGTCAACGCGGACCGGCACACGGCCGCGCTTCTGGACACAGTGGACCGTGCCGCGCTGCTCATGGTGGAACGCCTCACCCACCTCGCCGACGGCCGCCCCGTCGACCTGGAGTGGGTCCGCTTCCGCGGCGACCGGGTCACCATGCGCGGCGAACTGCGCCGCGACTCCGATACGGCCTGAGGAGGCCCACCCATGGCATTGGTGAACCAGCGACTCGACGTGCCTGTGACCATCGACGAGAGCCTCTGCGTCGACGGCTGCACCCTCTGCGTGGACGTCTGCCCGCTCGACTCGCTCGCCATCGACCCGCAGACCAACAAGGCCTACATGCACGTCGACGAGTGCTGGTACTGCGGACCCTGCGCCGCCCGCTGCCCGACCGGCGCCGTGACCGTCAACATGCCCTACCTGCTGAGGTGAGAGGAATGCATCGCGTGCGCGCCTTCGCGAGCCTGACCGCCGTACTCCTGGTCGTCCCGGCCGGCTGCTCGGTCGCGGGCGCCACCGCCGACGGCGCGGCCGAACAGGTCGTCGTCGGATACCAGTCGAAGACCATCAACACCGTCACCGCCGGCACGCTCCTGCGCGCGCAGGGATACTTCGAGAAGCGGCTGGAGGACCTGGGCCGCGAGACCGGCAAGCGGTACGCCGTCACGTGGCAGGACTACGACACCGGCGCGCCCATCACCGCGCAGATGATGGCCGGGAAGATAGACATCGGCTCGATGGGCGACTACCCCTTGCTCATCAACGCCGCCCGCGGCCAGCAGAACGCGCAGACGCACACCAAGCTCGTGGCCGTCACCGGCTACAACGTGCGGGGCGCGCTCAACAGCGTCGTCGTGGCGCCCGGCTCGCCGGTCCGCTCGCTGGCCGACCTGAAGGGACGCACGGTCTCCACCAGCGTCGGATCGGCCGGGCACGGCCTGCTGGTGCAGGCCGCCCGCAAGGCCGGCGTCGACCCCGAGCGCGACTTCAAGACGGAAAACCAGCAGCCCCAGGTCGGCGCCTCGGCCCTGGAGTCGGGGGCGGTGGCGGCGCTGTCCCAGTTCGTGGCGTGGCCCGGCCTGCTCGTCCACCGTGGACAAGCCAGGCTGCTCTACGACGGCGGCGCGCTGGGCGTGCCGACGCTGCACGGTACGGTCGTCCGCGAGCGGTTCGCGACCGACCACGGCGACGTGGTGCGCGCGTTCCTGCGGGCCCAGCTCGACGCCACGAAGTACCTGCACGAGCAGCCGCTGGCCGCCGCGCGGATCGTCGCCGAGGCCACCGGCCTGCCGCCCGAGGTCGTCTACCTCTACAACGGAGCGAACGGTGTCGCCACCTTCGACCTGACCCTCAAGCCGGTGCTGCGCGCGGCGCTGGAGCAGGACATCCCGTTCCTCACGTCGATCGGCGTCCTCCAGAAGGTCGACCTGGCCGCCTTTGTCGACGACAGCCACCTGCGCGCCGTCTACGGCGCCGACCTCGACCGAGATACGGCCAGCACGGTCAACCCCGCCGCCATCACCGGTACCGACAAGGCGTGCGGCCGCCCCGTGACCGACCCGGCGCTGGCCAGCGAGGTCTGGCCGGCCGGCGGCGAGGCGACCCAGCCGGCGGCCACCCCCACCTGCGCCCTGCGGGCGGTGCGGGCCCTCGGCGCCGCCCCGCGCGCGGTGTACGTGCCGGACGCCACCACCGGCACCCGCTGGTTCGCGGACAAGTCGGTGTGGGTGCGCGACCCGAAGGCGCCGGAGGGGGAGCGGCTCAAGCCCTTCGCCGCGCCCTCGACCGCCGCGTCCTACGTGGACTCCCACCCGGGCGCCGCGGTCGTACCGTACGACGAGGCGGTGCGGTCGGCATGAGCACCCTCACGCTCGCCGGCACCGCCGAGGACGCGCCCAGCCGCCCGGCATCCGCACCGGCCCGGCGGCGCTACCCGACCTGGCTGCGGTGGGTGGTGCGGGGCGGGTCACTGGCGGCGGCGCTCGCCCTGTGGCAGTGGGTCACCGCCGCGG
This genomic stretch from Phytohabitans houttuyneae harbors:
- a CDS encoding DUF5988 family protein — translated: MIDTPDAMSNGDDRVIIQVVLEGGPATLPSELRTHRVASVDDKVKVPHQGGYEHFEYEGAAGDRTVYRWTGRTRVAE
- a CDS encoding (2Fe-2S)-binding protein; the encoded protein is MLCDDRSVRTVRGGDVVGGYRLHVNGRRQVVDVPGDTPLLWALRDELGLTGPKYGCGVGACGACVSLVDGAAARPCVRTVADSAQARITTIEGIHDHPVQQAWLELDVAQCGYCQPGQIMTAVALLARIPDPTDAQIVEALRDNVCRCGTYPRILAAVRRAAEIARGDR
- a CDS encoding molybdopterin cofactor-binding domain-containing protein; translation: MITRRSFLTAGALVVAVPVATAARPASAAPGAELPDLAPTVFVRVDRHGRVVATVPKPDTGQGVRTMAAVLVAEELAVEVADVTLEQALGDTARYGSQSVGNSMSSRHLTQPLRTAAATARCLLVAAAAARWQVPVAECVARRGRVEHPGRRPLHYRELVGEAAAIDPATVPVVLTPPDQWRLIGSTRAGRADARAIVTGRARYGVESAPPGGLIAVVARPSWIGAQVDTVDDAAARAVAGVVAVIRLTPPGDGQGGVAVVATSTAAALRGRDALRVTWTGGNPAADSRAWLADLETALPPLVGTPDMLRVFRMPLLAHAPMEPMNATAHVTASEVRVWAPVQNPGGLRTQLAAQLGRPEAEVTVTPTLAGGAFGRRIEVDPVQEAVACSRTVGQSVTVRWTRDDDTRHDSYRPMSVHRLGATLGPDGVPTSRVHQVATWPLTVSPPFSSPAVVRASGNHFPYAVPGEVSVTLRPAPLRTGFWRSVYAGQFAYAEECFLGEIARRGGHDQVDLRRRLLPAASRLHAVLDAAALRAPAPEAGQSRGVACHLEYDSAIAVIVTADPAARKVLRVTAAVDVGVPIHPSGVVAQVEGTVVDALSTVLGAQITVRDGAVVESSFRDYAWARITDCPDIDVVTVQSDAPIGGLGELAYPPAAAAIAMALAGNGEPVTGMPYGVEVG
- a CDS encoding thioesterase II family protein, whose product is MPAGQATDHSPSTMDSALWIRRYHPSPDSRVRLVCFPHAGGSASFYFPVSAALTPGVEVHAVQYPGRQDRRAEQPVESISALADAVTEVVRPLTDRPLAFFGHSLGAILGYEVALRLEAAGAPPLVRFFASGRRAPSRYRPETVSDRDDQAILAELRLLSGTNGDVLGDPELVQMILPAVRSDFLAIERYRHTSGQRLSCPVVSLIGDVDPRVDEDEARAWAAHTTGGYRLRIFPGGHFYLVDQAASVIQEVSTELSAALKSS
- a CDS encoding ABC transporter substrate-binding protein, encoding MHRVRAFASLTAVLLVVPAGCSVAGATADGAAEQVVVGYQSKTINTVTAGTLLRAQGYFEKRLEDLGRETGKRYAVTWQDYDTGAPITAQMMAGKIDIGSMGDYPLLINAARGQQNAQTHTKLVAVTGYNVRGALNSVVVAPGSPVRSLADLKGRTVSTSVGSAGHGLLVQAARKAGVDPERDFKTENQQPQVGASALESGAVAALSQFVAWPGLLVHRGQARLLYDGGALGVPTLHGTVVRERFATDHGDVVRAFLRAQLDATKYLHEQPLAAARIVAEATGLPPEVVYLYNGANGVATFDLTLKPVLRAALEQDIPFLTSIGVLQKVDLAAFVDDSHLRAVYGADLDRDTASTVNPAAITGTDKACGRPVTDPALASEVWPAGGEATQPAATPTCALRAVRALGAAPRAVYVPDATTGTRWFADKSVWVRDPKAPEGERLKPFAAPSTAASYVDSHPGAAVVPYDEAVRSA
- a CDS encoding 4Fe-4S dicluster domain-containing protein: MALVNQRLDVPVTIDESLCVDGCTLCVDVCPLDSLAIDPQTNKAYMHVDECWYCGPCAARCPTGAVTVNMPYLLR
- a CDS encoding helix-turn-helix transcriptional regulator → MAFVERGTQSQVLSGLLDGCLDGTGAVVLTTGSVGSGKTQLLRRFAAAATDRGMSLLTATASRTERTLPLGVMQQLFACADLTPTQRERIDQLLSDGAMSAMLHDHDSETTQRVTAKVLQGMAGVLLDLAERTPLLIGVDDLHFVDLASLHCLLYLINRTARAPVMMVFNEAVWVRQPWPVIRADLLSQPQCHRIRLRPLTLPGVTSVLCERLGVRDARAIAPAYHDISGGSPLLLGALIEDGRATGRSLPGPVAGDAFAQAVTTCLYRGDATVLRLARVLATLAEPASPAALTDLLDVDAAAATRAIDTATEWGLLRDGWFRHGRARAAVLDAMAPEQRSVLHARAAHQLYKSGAPAPAVARHEVAARHVGPAWSAPVLREAADHALEHDDTSHALECLRLAQRASTTEAEQVTTKAALTRVQWRLDTRTASRNLDELVAAAHAGTLAGNRAVELTDYLLWHGRAADAVELLDHLTKTAPATDLDTATALYSARSRLAYTFPAFADRVPGGLLPPLLPAFGATTRSVSVRAAGLVGRLLADGLTDEVLADAEEVLQQSRLDDTTFATIMPALEMLVFGDRLEAAARWCAPMLEEADRRRVPTWCAQLSAVHAMICYRRGDPAGADRHARAALSYSSTRGLGVRVGLPLSILLLTDQEHDALHWPLPEAVFQTPYGLQYVRARGRYHLARENYRSAIAEFEACRDLMIPWRLDLPGVVPWRTDLAEAYLGLGQAKIARQLAQDQLAMLADSQWRTRGLSLRVLAAGAEPAERAAILEEAAEELRSGGDPVELARAVTALDEARRAVGGTAEAQRKPLVAALRRSEHRPQPLKAERRAGAEQGPAQLSTAEQRVAALAVQGHTNLQIARKLHVTVSTVEQHLTNVFRKLHVRRRTDLTVSLLRDQ
- a CDS encoding GntR family transcriptional regulator, encoding MGLTLSEARRRRADGARQVADVLRHQVLGGAFATGHLPKEDQLCREFGVSRNTVREALALLVGEGLVERVPGIGTTVVTGKYPHGLHRLMGLAETLHEHGEISNEVRTVALIRAPSAVARRLRLAPEEPVVYVERVRHLDGLPLSLDLTYLPRDIGEPLMDADLARRDIFVLIEQTAGQPLGRADISVEAVNADRHTAALLDTVDRAALLMVERLTHLADGRPVDLEWVRFRGDRVTMRGELRRDSDTA